Proteins co-encoded in one Bradyrhizobium sp. 170 genomic window:
- a CDS encoding ferritin-like domain-containing protein produces MDALRISRRQSIAGLSVAGLAGLLIPHAYAQQKRETTGVGIGPKGAAIDDEDIFTFALNLEYMEAEFYLRATTGKGISDTDAGMDAGRVVGGHEAQFKDKAIREFIEETAENELAHVRFYRKTLGRNAISRPAIDFDAGFKAAAQAAGLPADFDPFADDMSVLLGGMLFEDVGVTAYAGAAPLLKKKEFVQAAAGILAVEAYHMGMARSQLYMMGEKAWEAANAISDARDKIDGTPEKEDEGIRVDGKANFVPSNPDAIAFHRTPQQVLHIVYLTDKAGVSKGGFYPNGMNGELRST; encoded by the coding sequence ATGGACGCATTGCGTATTTCGCGCCGGCAGTCGATCGCCGGCCTGTCAGTCGCTGGCCTCGCGGGATTACTCATTCCGCACGCCTATGCCCAGCAGAAGCGAGAGACGACCGGCGTTGGAATCGGCCCGAAGGGGGCCGCGATCGACGACGAAGACATCTTCACCTTCGCTCTGAATCTCGAATACATGGAAGCCGAGTTCTATCTGCGCGCTACGACCGGCAAGGGTATCAGCGACACCGATGCCGGGATGGACGCAGGTCGGGTGGTGGGTGGACACGAGGCCCAATTCAAGGACAAGGCGATCCGCGAATTCATCGAGGAGACGGCGGAAAACGAACTGGCCCACGTTCGCTTTTATCGCAAGACGCTTGGCAGAAATGCCATTTCGCGACCGGCGATTGACTTCGACGCCGGCTTCAAGGCTGCTGCCCAGGCTGCCGGACTGCCTGCCGATTTCGACCCGTTTGCCGATGACATGTCTGTCCTGCTCGGCGGCATGCTGTTCGAGGATGTCGGCGTGACCGCGTATGCCGGTGCGGCACCGCTGCTCAAGAAAAAGGAATTCGTGCAGGCGGCGGCTGGGATCCTTGCCGTTGAGGCTTACCACATGGGAATGGCCCGCTCTCAGCTCTACATGATGGGCGAGAAGGCATGGGAAGCCGCCAACGCAATTTCGGATGCGCGGGATAAAATTGACGGGACTCCCGAAAAAGAAGACGAAGGCATCAGGGTCGACGGCAAAGCCAACTTCGTGCCTTCAAACCCCGACGCGATTGCCTTCCACCGTACGCCGCAACAGGTTCTGCACATCGTCTACCTGACGGATAAGGCCGGCGTCAGTAAGGGCGGGTTCTACCCGAACGGAATGAACGGAGAACTCAGGAGCACCTGA
- a CDS encoding N-acetylmuramoyl-L-alanine amidase codes for MASRANHLVLLGCGVLCAAALLCAVMVGPSAAQAQVYQGPAPQAAIPSPAAASNFPIASDARLAGDAKQTRFILDLDKPVQFRAFALADPYRVVVDLPQVNFQLPAGVGVTGRGLVKAYRYGLIMPGGSRIVFDLTGPAKIAKSYVLEAANGQPPRLVLEFEEVDRTAFVQSLSPESRPELRPGIAEANAAVARADAPAAPPSPPDKRPVVVIDPGHGGVDNGTQAGGGDIMEKNLVLGFGLALRDRLEKSGKYRVVMTRTDDTFVPLGDRVKIARSESAALFVSIHADALRRGEGDAQGATIYTLSDKASDSEAERLADTENKSDAIGGVSLADEPTEVADILIDLVQRETKTFSNRFARVLMGEMKTTVRMHKHPLKSAGFRVLKAPDVPSVLVELGYVSNKGDLEHLVSENWRNRTVGSMAQAIDAFLAKRLATAGPGK; via the coding sequence TTGGCGAGCCGCGCAAATCACCTTGTTTTGCTTGGATGCGGCGTTTTGTGCGCCGCAGCATTGCTGTGCGCCGTAATGGTCGGCCCCAGTGCGGCCCAAGCGCAGGTATATCAAGGACCGGCTCCTCAAGCCGCCATTCCAAGCCCGGCGGCGGCATCGAATTTCCCGATCGCGTCTGACGCGCGCCTGGCCGGCGATGCCAAACAGACCCGTTTCATTCTCGACCTCGACAAGCCGGTCCAGTTTCGGGCTTTTGCCCTGGCGGACCCCTATCGCGTGGTCGTCGATCTTCCCCAAGTCAATTTTCAGCTTCCGGCCGGGGTCGGTGTCACGGGGCGGGGACTGGTCAAGGCGTACCGCTACGGTCTCATCATGCCGGGCGGATCGCGGATCGTGTTCGACCTGACCGGACCGGCCAAGATCGCCAAATCCTATGTGCTGGAGGCGGCCAACGGCCAGCCGCCGCGGCTGGTGCTCGAATTCGAAGAGGTGGACCGCACCGCCTTTGTCCAGTCGCTTTCGCCCGAAAGCCGCCCCGAACTGCGGCCCGGGATCGCCGAGGCCAACGCCGCCGTTGCGCGGGCGGACGCGCCAGCCGCGCCTCCGTCGCCGCCGGACAAGAGGCCGGTGGTCGTGATTGATCCCGGTCATGGCGGCGTCGACAACGGCACCCAGGCCGGCGGCGGCGACATCATGGAAAAGAACCTGGTGCTGGGTTTTGGCCTGGCGCTGCGCGATCGGCTCGAGAAGTCGGGCAAGTATCGCGTCGTCATGACCCGGACGGACGACACCTTCGTTCCGCTCGGCGACCGCGTGAAGATCGCGCGCAGCGAGTCGGCGGCGCTGTTCGTCTCGATCCATGCCGACGCCTTGCGGCGTGGCGAGGGCGACGCCCAGGGCGCCACCATCTATACGCTGTCGGATAAGGCCTCCGACTCCGAAGCCGAACGGCTGGCGGACACTGAAAACAAGTCGGACGCGATCGGCGGGGTCAGTCTCGCCGACGAGCCGACGGAAGTCGCCGACATCCTGATCGATCTGGTGCAGCGGGAGACCAAAACCTTCTCAAACCGGTTCGCGCGGGTGCTGATGGGCGAAATGAAGACCACGGTGCGGATGCACAAGCATCCGTTGAAATCGGCCGGTTTCCGGGTCCTCAAGGCTCCCGACGTGCCCTCGGTCCTGGTCGAACTCGGCTATGTCTCGAACAAGGGCGACCTCGAACATCTGGTGTCGGAAAACTGGCGGAACCGGACGGTCGGATCGATGGCGCAGGCAATTGATGCGTTTTTAGCCAAACGGCTGGCAACTGCCGGACCGGGCAAGTGA
- a CDS encoding dicarboxylate/amino acid:cation symporter, protein MAATIATEAPASAAKPWYRVLYVQVLIAIVLGALFGWLWPALATNDWIKALGEGFIKLIKMVIAPIIFCTVVSGIAHIQDAKKVGRIGVKALVYFEVVSTFALVIGLLVGNLVKPGHGFGGGMANAQAVAGYAKQAEAQKSVDFFLHIIPDTVVGAFAQGEILQVLLFSILFGFALMGLGERGHTMRAFIDDAAHAVFGVIAIVMKAAPIGAFGAMAFTIGKFGTGAILNLVGLIATFYVTAALFVFVVLGLIARMVGFSIFKFLAYIKDELLIVLGTSSSESALPSLMEKLERLGCSKSVVGLVVPTGYSFNLDGTNIYMTLATLFIAQALGFDLSFGQQLTILLVAMLTSKGASGITGAGFITLAATLAVVDPRLVPGMAIVLGIDKFMSECRALTNLCGNGVACVVVSWWEGELDKDKLHANLNKQIDPSDVETAITTG, encoded by the coding sequence ATGGCGGCAACGATTGCGACGGAAGCGCCCGCAAGTGCGGCAAAGCCCTGGTATCGCGTTCTTTACGTCCAAGTCTTGATTGCGATCGTGCTCGGCGCGCTGTTCGGCTGGCTGTGGCCTGCGCTTGCGACCAACGACTGGATCAAGGCGCTCGGCGAAGGCTTCATCAAGCTGATCAAGATGGTCATCGCGCCGATCATCTTCTGCACCGTGGTATCCGGAATTGCGCATATACAAGATGCCAAGAAGGTTGGCCGGATCGGCGTCAAGGCGCTGGTTTATTTCGAGGTCGTCTCTACCTTTGCGCTGGTGATCGGTCTGCTGGTCGGCAATCTGGTCAAGCCCGGTCACGGTTTCGGCGGCGGCATGGCGAATGCGCAAGCCGTCGCCGGCTACGCCAAGCAGGCAGAGGCACAGAAGAGCGTCGATTTCTTCCTGCACATTATTCCCGATACGGTGGTCGGCGCTTTCGCGCAGGGCGAAATTCTCCAGGTGCTGCTGTTTTCGATCCTGTTCGGCTTCGCGCTGATGGGCCTCGGCGAGCGCGGCCACACGATGCGCGCCTTTATCGACGACGCGGCGCATGCTGTGTTCGGTGTCATCGCCATCGTGATGAAAGCTGCGCCAATCGGCGCGTTCGGCGCGATGGCGTTCACGATCGGCAAGTTCGGAACCGGCGCGATCCTGAACCTGGTCGGGCTGATCGCGACTTTCTACGTCACCGCCGCGCTGTTCGTGTTCGTGGTGCTCGGCCTGATCGCGCGGATGGTCGGCTTTTCGATCTTCAAGTTCCTGGCCTACATCAAGGACGAACTGCTGATCGTGCTCGGCACCTCATCCTCCGAAAGCGCGCTGCCGTCCTTGATGGAAAAGCTCGAGCGTCTCGGTTGCTCCAAGTCGGTCGTCGGCCTCGTGGTGCCGACCGGCTACTCGTTCAACCTTGACGGCACCAATATCTACATGACGCTGGCGACCCTGTTCATCGCGCAGGCGCTCGGCTTCGATCTCTCCTTCGGCCAGCAACTGACCATCCTCCTCGTCGCGATGCTGACCTCGAAGGGGGCGTCTGGCATTACCGGTGCCGGCTTCATCACGCTGGCGGCGACGCTTGCCGTGGTCGATCCGCGGCTGGTGCCGGGCATGGCCATCGTTCTCGGCATCGACAAGTTCATGAGCGAGTGCCGCGCGCTGACCAATCTGTGCGGCAACGGCGTCGCTTGCGTCGTGGTGTCCTGGTGGGAAGGCGAACTCGACAAGGACAAGCTGCACGCCAATCTGAACAAGCAGATTGATCCGTCCGACGTGGAGACCGCGATCACGACGGGATAG
- a CDS encoding aminotransferase class I/II-fold pyridoxal phosphate-dependent enzyme, with translation MLESTLRDRATALLTPSARSDVPPFMVMDVMAAAARIEADGGHVIHMEVGQPAASAPRVAIAAAHAALDAARIDYTSALGIPSLRARIARHYRETYGCAVDPERIVITTGSSGGFILAFLSMFEPGDRVAVTVPGYPPYRHILTALGCEPVLIETSSSTRHALTGEALLAAHRKTPLKGVLVGSPANPTGTMMSREALTGLIHAAEGAGIRFISDEIYHGLDYAFPAVAAAELSPHALVINSFSKYFCMTGWRVGWMVVPEPLVRPIERLQQNLSISVPTLSQIAAEAAFEGREEMEAIKRGYQENRRILIEGLPKAGLTKFLPADGAFYLYADVSDFTSDSFEFAGRMLEKAHVAATPGVDFDPIHGRSFIRFSYARSADEMREAVTRIARWLG, from the coding sequence ATGCTGGAATCGACACTTAGAGACCGCGCTACGGCGCTGCTGACGCCCTCGGCACGGAGCGATGTTCCGCCCTTCATGGTGATGGACGTGATGGCGGCCGCGGCCCGTATCGAGGCGGACGGCGGCCATGTCATTCACATGGAAGTAGGGCAGCCGGCGGCGTCGGCACCCAGGGTCGCGATCGCGGCCGCGCATGCCGCGCTCGATGCGGCGCGGATCGATTACACGTCCGCGCTCGGCATTCCCTCGCTGCGCGCGCGAATCGCCAGGCACTACCGCGAGACATACGGCTGCGCGGTCGATCCCGAACGCATTGTGATCACGACCGGTTCGTCCGGCGGATTCATTCTGGCGTTCCTGTCGATGTTCGAGCCGGGCGACCGGGTGGCGGTCACGGTGCCGGGCTATCCGCCATACCGGCATATCCTGACCGCGCTCGGCTGCGAGCCGGTGCTGATCGAAACCTCGAGCTCGACGCGTCATGCGTTGACGGGCGAGGCCTTGCTGGCCGCGCATCGCAAGACGCCGCTGAAGGGCGTGCTGGTCGGCAGCCCCGCCAATCCGACGGGAACGATGATGTCGCGCGAAGCGCTCACCGGCCTGATCCATGCGGCGGAAGGCGCGGGCATCCGCTTCATTTCCGACGAGATCTATCACGGCCTCGACTATGCGTTTCCGGCGGTGGCCGCGGCGGAGCTTTCGCCGCATGCGCTCGTGATCAATTCGTTCTCGAAATATTTCTGCATGACCGGCTGGCGGGTCGGCTGGATGGTGGTGCCGGAGCCGCTGGTGCGGCCGATCGAGCGGCTGCAGCAGAACCTGTCGATCTCGGTGCCGACGCTGTCGCAGATCGCGGCCGAAGCGGCCTTCGAAGGCCGCGAAGAGATGGAGGCGATCAAGCGCGGCTATCAGGAGAACCGCCGCATCCTGATCGAGGGATTGCCGAAGGCCGGCCTCACCAAGTTCCTGCCCGCGGATGGCGCCTTCTACCTCTACGCTGATGTATCGGATTTCACCTCCGACAGTTTCGAATTTGCCGGCCGCATGCTGGAGAAGGCGCATGTGGCGGCGACGCCAGGCGTCGATTTCGATCCGATCCACGGCCGCAGCTTCATTCGTTTCTCCTACGCGCGCTCGGCTGACGAGATGCGTGAAGCGGTGACGCGCATCGCGCGGTGGCTTGGCTAG
- a CDS encoding penicillin-binding protein 1A, translated as MRLLVRFLGFLFAAGTVVFLVGVAGVAGAIWHFSKDLPDYSQLQDYEPPVMTRVHASDGALLGEYSKERRLYLPIQAVPKLVINAFLAAEDKNFYEHGGIDFTGMARAAVVYAQNFGSNKRPQGASTITQQVAKNFLLTNEVSFTRKIKEALLAMRIERAYSKDRILELYLNEIYLGLGAYGIAAASLVYFDKSVNELTIAEASYLAALPKAPAALHPVRNRDRAVERRNYVVDRLVENGWVKQADADKARKEALNVTSRGNGAHIFAGEYFAEEVRRDIFERYGEKKLYEGGLSVRATLDPKMQVMARKAMVAGLVKYDEASGWRGAPSKLDVSGDWGVKLADVKSLSDISPWRMAVVLETSDQSARIGFQPGRELGGAVSKVRQTGIITLDGVRWAKAASGAAKGRTPTSVAQVLSAGDVVYADPLFDKEGKPVEGQYRLRQLPEVSGAMVAMDPWTGRVLAMVGGFSFDQSQFNRATQAYRQPGSSFKPLVYSAAMDNGYTPSTVVVDAPIEIDQGQGVGVWRPENYSSGKYQGPVTLRNALRNSLNTVTVRLAQDIGMPMIGEYSKRFGVYDELPNYLSYALGAGETTVMRMVTAYSMFANGGRRVKPTLIDRIQDRYGHTIFKHDARECRGCDAPGGWKNQAEPQLVDRREQVLDPMTAYQITSMMEYVVQAGTATVVKEVGKPIAGKTGTTNDEKDAWFIGFSPDLVVGIYVGFDKPRNLGRGMTGGHLAAPIAKDFLKLALADKPAIPFKVPAGIKLVRVDPKSGMRAGPGSGGLLEAFKPGTAPPDNYSVIGVADADGRMPQGYPQGYQQGYQPDSGNIMRPGTGGLY; from the coding sequence ATGCGCTTGCTGGTCCGGTTTTTGGGTTTCCTGTTCGCGGCCGGGACCGTCGTGTTCCTGGTCGGCGTGGCTGGCGTCGCGGGCGCGATCTGGCATTTCTCCAAGGACTTGCCCGACTACTCACAGCTTCAGGATTACGAGCCGCCGGTGATGACGCGCGTGCATGCGTCCGACGGTGCGCTGCTCGGCGAGTATTCCAAGGAGCGCCGCCTCTATCTGCCGATCCAGGCGGTGCCAAAACTCGTCATCAACGCCTTCCTCGCGGCCGAGGACAAGAACTTCTACGAGCATGGCGGCATCGACTTCACCGGCATGGCGCGCGCGGCCGTGGTGTATGCGCAGAACTTTGGCTCCAACAAGCGTCCGCAGGGCGCCTCGACGATCACCCAGCAGGTCGCCAAGAACTTCCTTTTGACCAACGAGGTTTCCTTCACGCGCAAGATCAAGGAAGCCCTGCTGGCGATGCGCATCGAGCGCGCCTATTCGAAGGATCGCATCCTCGAACTCTATCTCAATGAAATCTATCTCGGCCTCGGCGCCTACGGCATCGCCGCGGCGTCGCTGGTCTATTTCGACAAGTCGGTGAACGAACTCACGATCGCGGAAGCCTCGTATCTCGCAGCGCTGCCCAAGGCGCCTGCGGCGCTGCATCCGGTTCGCAACCGCGATCGCGCGGTGGAGCGGCGCAATTACGTGGTCGATCGCTTGGTCGAAAACGGCTGGGTCAAGCAGGCCGACGCCGACAAGGCCCGCAAGGAAGCGCTCAACGTCACCAGCCGCGGCAACGGCGCGCATATCTTCGCCGGCGAATATTTCGCCGAGGAAGTCCGGCGCGACATTTTCGAGCGTTACGGCGAAAAGAAGCTGTACGAAGGTGGATTGTCGGTCCGTGCCACGCTCGACCCGAAGATGCAGGTCATGGCGCGCAAGGCCATGGTCGCCGGTCTGGTCAAATATGACGAGGCGAGCGGCTGGCGCGGCGCACCGTCGAAGCTCGACGTTTCCGGCGACTGGGGCGTCAAGCTCGCCGACGTCAAATCGCTCAGCGACATCTCGCCGTGGCGGATGGCCGTGGTACTCGAGACCAGCGACCAGTCGGCTCGCATCGGCTTCCAGCCCGGCCGCGAACTCGGCGGCGCCGTCAGCAAGGTCAGGCAGACCGGCATCATTACGCTCGACGGCGTGCGATGGGCGAAGGCCGCGTCGGGAGCCGCAAAGGGCAGGACACCGACCTCGGTGGCGCAAGTTCTGTCGGCCGGCGACGTGGTCTATGCCGACCCGCTGTTCGACAAGGAGGGCAAGCCGGTCGAAGGTCAGTATCGGCTGCGCCAATTGCCGGAAGTTTCGGGCGCGATGGTTGCGATGGATCCGTGGACCGGCCGCGTGCTTGCGATGGTCGGCGGCTTCTCGTTCGACCAGAGCCAGTTCAACCGCGCGACCCAGGCCTATCGGCAGCCGGGTTCGTCGTTCAAGCCGCTGGTGTATTCGGCGGCGATGGACAACGGCTACACCCCGTCGACGGTCGTCGTCGACGCGCCCATTGAAATCGATCAGGGACAGGGCGTCGGTGTCTGGCGCCCGGAAAACTATTCGTCGGGAAAATACCAGGGACCCGTCACGCTGCGCAACGCGCTGCGGAATTCGCTGAATACGGTGACGGTGCGACTGGCCCAGGACATCGGCATGCCCATGATCGGCGAGTATTCCAAGCGTTTCGGCGTCTACGACGAACTGCCGAACTATCTGTCGTATGCACTCGGCGCCGGCGAAACCACGGTCATGCGGATGGTGACGGCCTATTCGATGTTCGCCAATGGCGGCCGCCGCGTGAAGCCGACGCTGATCGATCGTATTCAGGACCGCTACGGCCACACCATCTTCAAGCATGACGCCCGCGAATGCCGCGGTTGCGACGCGCCCGGGGGCTGGAAGAATCAGGCCGAGCCGCAGCTCGTGGACCGCCGCGAGCAGGTGCTCGATCCGATGACGGCCTACCAGATCACCTCGATGATGGAATATGTGGTGCAGGCCGGCACCGCCACCGTCGTCAAGGAAGTCGGCAAGCCGATCGCCGGCAAGACCGGCACCACCAACGATGAAAAGGACGCCTGGTTCATCGGTTTCTCGCCGGACCTCGTGGTCGGCATCTATGTCGGCTTCGACAAGCCGCGCAATCTCGGCCGCGGTATGACCGGCGGTCATCTGGCCGCGCCGATCGCCAAGGACTTCCTGAAGCTCGCGCTCGCCGACAAGCCCGCGATTCCCTTCAAGGTGCCTGCCGGCATCAAGCTGGTCCGTGTCGACCCCAAGAGCGGCATGCGCGCCGGCCCGGGCAGTGGCGGCCTTCTGGAAGCCTTCAAGCCGGGCACCGCGCCACCGGATAACTACTCGGTCATCGGCGTCGCCGACGCGGACGGCCGGATGCCGCAGGGATACCCGCAAGGGTATCAGCAGGGGTATCAGCCCGACTCCGGCAATATCATGCGTCCGGGAACCGGCGGGCTTTACTGA
- a CDS encoding ribonuclease E/G, with translation MPNKMLIDATHPEETRVVVVRGNRVEEFDFETAQRKQLRGNIYLAKVTRVEPSLQAAFIEYGGNRHGFLAFSEIHPDYYQIPVADRQALIEADERAHREAEEESENRSSNRHRGRSRHRNARRRGHGDRVQSGVVENAGQDPSQAAQPYEGEAHQHEGAYAGEVHPHDAEHHDEHHEDTAHHDHDAHETHGHDHDHSHDHDPHHDHDRHHDHDAQGPDTRTDAASEAPVAELESGVPAVAPVEAAAPEATTEHAHDEHAHDEHHDEERARENAAHADDAPHIEHAGEGYAVASPDELAPASERDDGHDDEDDGEDVEEEVVESVGGDDVLEEVPERPFRPRRQYKIQEVIKRRQVMLVQVVKEERGNKGAALTTYLSLAGRYAVLMPNTARGGGISRKITSAQDRSRLKEVVQDLDVPEGMGIILRTAGASRTKPEIKRDFEYLIRMWETVRDMTLKSQAPTLVYEEGSLIKRSLRDLYNKEIDEIQVAGEAGYQEARDFMKMLMPSNVRAVRQYRDGQPLFSRMGVESQLDAMFSPTVQLRSGGYIVINQTEALVSIDVNSGRSTREHHIEDTALKTNLEAAEEVARQLRLRDLAGLIVIDFIDMDEKRNNRAVERKLSDCLRQDRARIQVGRISHFGLLEMSRQRIRASVLESSTEPCAVCGGSGHVRSVSSVALQLLRGIEEILMKGATHNLVVRTRTDVALYVLNHKRGHLRDLENAFKVSLAVSADPTVAGQQSFIIDRGEQVHTLEAAKALLAAQAAAFPPQVEEAYDDDEAFDLETESEVETEETEGLADDAAEAAAGEGEGDGHRRKRRRRRRGRGEPRDGAAPREDGDAMRVAGEAVEGATAEDGEADEDEGDEQPGMARGDQPAGGERRPRRRGRRGGRRRRGAELEDGLAGSIADELGPTPAPEVTSAVADFDGGASEPAPSLVQADMPPEPVSQPAEMQPAAYSQPEPVASAPAPSADETTQEAERAAARRRSTVREKVSFVTSAPAEPAPAVSHSAPEPIESPAPAPAEPAPAASDESAPRKAGWWSRRFGSGE, from the coding sequence ATGCCCAACAAGATGTTGATCGACGCCACCCACCCGGAAGAGACCCGGGTCGTTGTGGTCCGCGGCAACCGCGTCGAAGAGTTTGATTTCGAGACCGCCCAGCGCAAGCAGCTCCGCGGCAATATCTATCTCGCCAAGGTCACGCGCGTAGAGCCGTCGCTGCAGGCGGCGTTCATCGAATATGGCGGCAACCGCCACGGCTTCCTGGCGTTCAGCGAAATCCATCCGGACTACTATCAGATCCCGGTTGCCGACCGTCAGGCGCTGATCGAGGCCGACGAGCGCGCCCATCGCGAGGCCGAGGAAGAGAGCGAGAACCGCTCCTCCAACCGTCACCGTGGCCGCTCACGCCACCGCAATGCGCGCCGCCGCGGCCATGGCGACCGCGTCCAGAGCGGCGTCGTCGAGAACGCCGGCCAGGACCCCTCACAGGCGGCCCAGCCCTATGAAGGCGAGGCGCATCAGCACGAAGGCGCGTATGCGGGCGAAGTGCATCCGCACGACGCAGAGCATCATGATGAGCATCATGAGGACACGGCGCATCACGACCATGATGCGCATGAGACGCATGGTCACGATCACGACCATTCGCACGATCACGATCCTCACCACGACCACGATCGTCACCACGATCACGATGCGCAAGGTCCTGACACTCGGACAGATGCCGCAAGCGAAGCACCGGTCGCGGAATTGGAATCCGGCGTGCCCGCCGTGGCGCCGGTCGAGGCGGCCGCCCCCGAGGCGACGACTGAACACGCCCACGACGAACACGCGCATGATGAGCATCATGACGAGGAACGGGCGCGCGAAAACGCGGCCCATGCCGACGACGCGCCGCATATCGAGCATGCCGGTGAGGGCTACGCCGTTGCTTCTCCCGACGAACTCGCCCCGGCTTCCGAACGCGACGACGGCCATGATGATGAAGACGACGGCGAGGATGTCGAAGAGGAAGTCGTCGAATCCGTCGGGGGCGACGATGTGCTCGAGGAAGTTCCGGAACGCCCGTTCCGCCCGCGCCGTCAGTACAAGATTCAGGAAGTCATCAAGCGCCGCCAGGTGATGCTGGTTCAGGTCGTCAAGGAAGAGCGCGGCAACAAGGGCGCGGCGCTCACCACCTACCTGTCGCTGGCCGGCCGCTATGCCGTCCTGATGCCCAACACCGCCCGCGGCGGCGGCATCAGCCGCAAGATCACCTCGGCCCAGGACCGTTCGCGGCTGAAGGAAGTGGTGCAGGACCTCGACGTGCCGGAAGGCATGGGAATCATCCTGCGGACCGCCGGCGCCTCGCGGACCAAGCCCGAGATCAAGCGCGACTTCGAATATCTGATCCGCATGTGGGAAACCGTGCGCGACATGACGCTGAAGTCGCAGGCCCCCACCCTCGTCTACGAGGAAGGCTCGCTGATCAAGCGCTCGCTGCGCGACCTCTACAACAAGGAAATCGACGAAATCCAGGTTGCCGGCGAAGCCGGTTACCAGGAAGCCCGCGACTTCATGAAGATGCTGATGCCCTCGAACGTGCGGGCGGTCAGGCAGTATCGCGACGGCCAGCCGCTGTTCTCGCGGATGGGTGTCGAGAGCCAGCTCGACGCGATGTTCTCGCCGACAGTGCAGCTGCGTTCCGGCGGCTACATCGTCATCAACCAGACCGAAGCGCTGGTCTCGATCGACGTCAACTCCGGCCGCTCGACCCGCGAACACCACATCGAGGACACCGCGCTCAAGACCAATCTCGAGGCAGCCGAGGAAGTCGCCCGGCAACTGCGCTTGCGCGATCTCGCGGGCCTGATCGTCATCGACTTCATCGACATGGACGAGAAGCGCAACAACCGCGCGGTCGAGCGCAAGCTCTCCGACTGCCTGCGGCAGGATCGCGCGCGCATCCAGGTCGGACGCATCTCGCATTTCGGCTTGTTGGAAATGTCGCGCCAGCGCATCCGCGCCAGCGTGCTGGAGAGCTCGACCGAGCCCTGCGCGGTATGCGGCGGCAGCGGTCATGTGCGCTCGGTCTCGTCGGTCGCGCTGCAATTGCTGCGCGGCATCGAGGAAATCCTGATGAAGGGCGCGACCCACAATCTGGTGGTGCGCACCCGCACCGACGTCGCGCTCTATGTGCTCAACCACAAGCGCGGCCATCTGCGCGATCTCGAAAACGCCTTCAAGGTGTCGCTCGCCGTGAGCGCCGATCCAACCGTCGCCGGCCAGCAGTCGTTCATCATCGACCGCGGCGAACAGGTGCACACGCTGGAAGCCGCCAAGGCGTTGCTGGCGGCTCAGGCTGCCGCCTTCCCGCCGCAGGTCGAGGAAGCCTATGACGACGATGAGGCGTTCGACCTCGAAACCGAATCCGAGGTCGAAACCGAGGAGACCGAGGGGCTGGCCGACGATGCCGCCGAAGCCGCGGCGGGCGAAGGCGAAGGAGACGGCCACCGCCGCAAGCGGCGCCGACGCCGGCGTGGCCGTGGCGAGCCGCGTGACGGCGCCGCCCCGCGCGAGGACGGTGACGCGATGCGCGTCGCGGGCGAGGCCGTCGAAGGCGCGACCGCCGAGGATGGCGAAGCCGACGAGGACGAAGGCGACGAACAGCCCGGCATGGCCCGCGGCGATCAGCCTGCCGGTGGCGAGCGGCGCCCGCGTCGTCGCGGCCGTCGCGGCGGACGCCGTCGGCGGGGTGCCGAGCTGGAAGACGGCCTTGCAGGATCGATCGCGGACGAACTCGGGCCGACACCAGCTCCCGAAGTGACCAGCGCAGTGGCCGATTTCGACGGCGGCGCGTCCGAGCCCGCGCCATCGCTGGTGCAGGCCGACATGCCGCCCGAACCGGTCTCGCAGCCGGCGGAGATGCAGCCTGCGGCCTATAGCCAGCCGGAGCCGGTTGCGAGCGCACCTGCGCCAAGCGCTGACGAAACCACGCAAGAGGCCGAGCGGGCCGCGGCGCGGCGGCGTTCGACCGTGCGCGAGAAAGTCAGCTTCGTGACCAGCGCGCCGGCCGAACCGGCGCCTGCCGTCAGCCACAGCGCGCCGGAGCCGATCGAGTCTCCCGCGCCTGCTCCCGCCGAACCGGCGCCGGCCGCATCGGACGAATCCGCGCCCCGCAAGGCGGGCTGGTGGTCGCGGCGCTTCGGCAGCGGCGAGTAA